In the genome of Populus trichocarpa isolate Nisqually-1 chromosome 6, P.trichocarpa_v4.1, whole genome shotgun sequence, one region contains:
- the LOC7492283 gene encoding polyadenylate-binding protein-interacting protein 7, giving the protein MSLSKKGSLTNDTKLNLPSKATTLNPNAAEFVPFSLRSSSSPSGSTSNSADAATKFTTSGTVGKAVLDRSESSVSNASDDEAHQFWRHQLPDDITPDFKVMSDDESQGLGGLSLAGLSLHDSEVPRFHASSRSGYVLTEQQEPSPRHMNGSSFGEKMRYPSASYGEDPSSASFLNLPTKPWDKQIANGDHLLGNGREVHPYNGNSRHGFRSEILGEHAIVDDTEINPLGFLASQFPGFATESLAEVYFASGCDLNLTVEMLTQLELQVDGSFNQNTNSKTLSAPNLSALDFPALTVLDNQNGSSKYTGDDLQQASVPYRSSNKDNMLLFKPGGSFSSRGAVDFASAVRKLASQDSSMWKHDRNGSADSTVGSSRSSHVLPSAYGGGHGRGIYADRLQSRGSGRQAPVWLETGEAVANMYSEMREEARDHARLRNAYFEQARQAYLIGNKALAKELSVKGQLHNMHMKEAHGKAQESIYHQRNPVSLEMQGTGRGHEQMIDLHGLHVTEAIHVLKHELSVLRSTAQAADQRLQVYICVGTGHHTRGSRTPARLPVAVQRYLLEEEGLDYTEPHPGLLRVVIY; this is encoded by the exons ATGAGCTTATCCAAGAAAGGTTCTTTAACCAACGATACAAAGCTTAATCTTCCAAGCAAAGCAACAACTTTGAACCCAAATGCAGCAGAGTTTGTTCCCTTTTCCCTCAGATCATCTTCTTCGCCATCTGGAAGTACCTCAAACTCTGCAGATGCTGCAACAAAATTCACTACTTCTGGAACCGTAGGAAAAGCAGTGCTTGATCGATCAGAATCATCTGTTTCTAATGCTTCTGATGATGAGGCCCATCAGTTCTGGCGCCACCAGCTGCCAGATGATATCACCCCTGATTTTAAGGTTATGAGCGACGATGAGTCTCAGGGACTAGGAGGGCTCTCTTTAGCAGGCTTGTCTCTACATGACAGTGAAGTGCCTAGGTTCCATGCCTCCTCCAGAAGTGGATATGTATTGACCGAGCAGCAGGAACCGTCTCCACGTCATATGAATGGTAGCAGCTTTGGTGAAAAGATGAGATATCCGTCTGCTTCTTATGGAGAAGATCCTAGTTCAGCAAGTTTTCTGAATTTGCCAACTAAGCCGTGGGACAAGCAAATTGCAAACGGTGATCACCTTCTTGGCAATGGTAGGGAGGTACATCCCTACAATGGAAATTCTAGACATGGGTTCAGGAGTGAAATATTGGGTGAGCATGCAATAGTGGATGATACTGAAATAAACCCTTTGGGGTTTTTGGCTTCACAATTCCCTGGGTTTGCTACTGAAAGCCTTGCAGAAGTTTATTTTGCTAGTGGTTGTGACTTAAATCTCACTGTTGAGATGCTCACTCAGTTAGAG CTTCAAGTTGATGGCAGTTTCAATCAGAATACAAACTCAAAGACTTTGTCAGCTCCCAATCTCAGTGCACTGGACTTTCCTGCACTTACAGTGCTAGATAATCAGAATGGTTCTTCAAAATATACTGGGGATGATCTTCAGCAAGCTAGTGTTCCTTATCGATCTTCTAACAAAGACAACATGCTTTTATTTAAACCTGGCGGTTCCTTTTCATCTAGAGGTGCAGTGGATTTTGCATCAGCTGTCAGGAAATTGGCATCTCAAGATTCTAGTATGTGGAAGCATGACAGAAATGGTTCTGCTGATTCCACAGTTGGCTCAAGCAGAAGTTCCCATGTTTTGCCTAGTGCTTATGGTGGTGGTCATGGGAGAGGCATTTATGCAGACAGGCTGCAAAGTCGCGGGTCAGGTCGACAAGCTCCTGTCTGGCTTGAAACTGGAGAAGCAGTGG CAAACATGTATTCTGAGATGCGGGAAGAAGCTCGTGATCATGCGCGTTTAAGGAATGCATACTTTGAACAg GCACGTCAAGCATACCTCATTGGGAATAAGGCTCTGGCAAAGGAATTGAGTGTCAAAGGACAGCTGCACAATATGCATATGAAGGAAGCTCATGGAAAAGCTCAAGAATCTATTTATCACCAGAG GAATCCAGTCAGTCTAGAGATGCAGGGAACTGGAAGAGGACATGAACAAATGATAGACCTTCATGGTCTGCATGTAACTGAAGCCATTCATGTGCTAAAGCACGAATTGAGTGTTCTGAGGAGCACAGCCCAGGCAGCAGATCAGCGTTTGCAGGTCTATATATGTGTTGGAACAGGTCATCACACCAGAGGTTCACGCACTCCTGCAAGACTTCCCGTTGCTGTACAGCGATACCTGCTTGAAGAAGAGGGCCTTGACTACACAGAACCACATCCAGGGCTGCTTCGGGTAGTGATATATTGA
- the LOC7492284 gene encoding uncharacterized protein LOC7492284 — MSTMDSQNYNVYVSAIYSSNPRNSSASVSTNCSMFSIKLQVMTSYVSDVTVYMPMKHNLLESFTKSRSPVPQTIRDHGPQKSFTFESCHSLTRDIISGVISEANIGFSLDRIQWKGNPREDWTRLKNQDDLFRCILDIITHSYDNEFTLFLMIDRKIILPRHVYERMYYARSVLREARDATRMVSFMNQQQASLGRPFLPSIWQNTIHQPLRDRGEKLGFNSYESLIDLAFRQYAEQEGCKLTPATKSSIQSLEEVIFDGIESTTFCTICLENMEIGSPVTCMPCSHRHKFHNPCVVLWLEISHVCPLCRFELPTE; from the coding sequence ATGTCAACCATGGACTCACAAAACTATAATGTTTATGTCTCTGCGATCTACTCCAGTAATCCTAGAAACAGCAGTGCATCTGTCTCAACTAACTGCTCCATGTTCAGTATTAAACTTCAAGTCATGACAAGCTATGTATCGGATGTTACTGTCTACATGCCTATGAAACACAATTTATTGGAATCATTCACCAAGTCGAGGTCGCCTGTGCCGCAGACGATAAGAGATCATGGTCCACAAAAATCTTTCACCTTTGAATCATGTCACTCTTTGACCAGAGACATCATCTCAGGGGTGATATCTGAAGCCAACATCGGCTTCTCGCTGGATAGGATTCAATGGAAAGGAAATCCAAGAGAAGACTGGACTCGGCTAAAGAACCAGGATGATCTATTTCGGTGCATATTGGATATAATTACTCATTCTTATGACAATGAGTTCACCTTGTTTTTGATGATCGACAGGAAAATAATTCTGCCACGCCATGTGTATGAGAGAATGTATTATGCAAGAAGTGTTCTAAGAGAAGCACGTGATGCAACTAGAATGGTTTCTTTCATGAACCAGCAGCAAGCTAGCTTAGGGAGGCCTTTCTTGCCTAGTATATGGCAGAATACTATTCATCAGCCATTAAGAGATAGGGGTGAAAAACTTGGATTTAATTCGTACGAGTCATTGATTGATCTTGCCTTTAGACAATATGCAGAACAAGAAGGATGCAAGCTAACTCCGGCCACTAAATCATCGATCCAATCATTAGAGGAGGTGATCTTCGATGGTATTGAGTCCACAACATTCTGCACAATCTGTTTGGAAAACATGGAAATTGGTTCTCCAGTCACTTGCATGCCATGCTCCCACAGGCACAAGTTCCATAATCCTTGCGTTGTTCTTTGGCTTGAGATTAGTCATGTGTGCCCGCTATGTCGCTTCGAGTTGCCAACCGAATAG
- the LOC7491980 gene encoding uncharacterized protein LOC7491980, producing the protein MAAAVIKEAKPISSASEVEFAKCDCCGFSEECTPAYISRVRERYGGRWICGLCAEAVKDETCRAKTDISTDEALKQHTKFCQQFRSSTPPRNPTEELISAIKQLLRRGLDSPRKKKCSVFPSKGSSLSIES; encoded by the coding sequence ATGGCTGCGGCAGTGATTAAGGAAGCAAAACCAATCTCTTCAGCCTCTGAAGTTGAGTTTGCAAAATGTGACTGTTGCGGCTTTTCAGAAGAGTGCACGCCAGCTTATATTTCTCGGGTGCGAGAGAGGTATGGTGGTCGTTGGATTTGTGGATTGTGTGCAGAGGCTGTTAAAGACGAGACTTGTAGGGCCAAAACTGATATTAGTACTGATGAGGCATTGAAACAGCACACGAAGTTTTGTCAACAATTTAGATCTTCTACACCTCCAAGGAATCCTACCGAGGAATTGATTTCGGCCATAAAACAGCTGCTTCGACGAGGTTTGGATTCTCCTAGGAAGAAGAAATGTTCCGTTTTCCCATCAAAAGGCTCATCGCTTTCGATTGAGAGTTGA
- the LOC7491981 gene encoding copper transporter 5.1 produces the protein MMHMTFYWGREVTILVNSWHTKTWLGYSLSLLACLIASIFYQYLENHRMRLKLISSGSVKAKPSPSATIDEPLLRTMGGGGKVRWSAARVGGAVLFGINSGIGYLLMLVVMSFNGGVFLAVVLGLAIGYLLFRSEDENSMLLDNPCACA, from the coding sequence ATGATGCACATGACTTTCTATTGGGGCCGGGAGGTGACGATCCTGGTTAACTCATGGCACACAAAGACATGGCTCggttactctctctctctactcgCTTGTCTCATCGCTTCCATCTTCTACCAGTACCTGGAGAACCACCGCATGCGACTCAAACTCATCTCCTCCGGATCTGTGAAAGCGAAACCATCACCATCGGCGACGATCGACGAGCCGCTGCTTCGAACGATGGGTGGTGGAGGAAAAGTGAGGTGGTCTGCCGCGAGAGTGGGAGGAGCTGTGCTTTTTGGGATAAATTCAGGGATCGGGTATCTGTTGATGTTAGTCGTCATGTCGTTTAACGGAGGGGTGTTTTTGGCTGTCGTCTTGGGGTTGGCAATTGGGTATTTGTTATTTAGAAGTGAAGATGAGAATTCGATGCTTCTTGATAATCCCTGTGCTTGTGcttag